One window of the Lachancea thermotolerans CBS 6340 chromosome A complete sequence genome contains the following:
- the PTC6 gene encoding type 2C protein phosphatase PTC6 (similar to uniprot|P25646 Saccharomyces cerevisiae YCR079W Hypothetical ORF), whose protein sequence is MGKSQPFVLLKPSNLVLKSSGMHHAGSVASTMATRESSSPMLRVNLRKFPGFIGHCSSRINRLTNEDSYSINMLKMPTVGSEMNCLWNKGIKDKEVHWATKLPLNKSILNLSVFDGHGGDQISKLLASELHNELAATFPSREAFFELLKQYNDVIGGKYWGKIYDRKEQYFKKFIATCNTKQEQVLFDDKSGSRMIFDQWGNIIDKTSLLTENERLRIFLSYMRFDLKRCCAPASTEGAQRDENVITGGSTASSIFLTPYDEPNSIGDTFFINSEGLLKLVVTQVGDTKIVLCDKNGIAHSLTKMHHPSSSRESRRLRTSFQTDSFGETRFLNNFANTRSFGDFVGKQEGLSCEPDIYSYLIGNTQYLPHSERSKLQFGGDECFVCLITDGVSDLMSDQELVDLITSTVNMRGLKVASPQYVSEEVIRFIAAIGGKHSDNATCLVLRLPNWGNWPTVDRTGAIREEKLMSGSSGSERSNV, encoded by the coding sequence ATGGGTAAATCTCAACCATTTGTGCTCCTGAAGCCTTCAAACTTGGTATTGAAGTCATCAGGGATGCACCATGCAGGGTCTGTGGCGAGTACTATGGCAACTCGAGAATCAAGTTCGCCAATGCTCCGGGTGAACCTCAGAAAGTTCCCTGGCTTCATAGGGCACTGCAGTAGCAGGATAAACCGCCTAACTAACGAAGACAGCTACTCAATCAATATGCTTAAGATGCCAACAGTTGGCAGCGAGATGAACTGCCTCTGGAATAAAGGAATAAAGGATAAGGAAGTGCACTGGGCGACGAAGTTACCACTGAACAAATCGATTTTAAACCTGTCTGTGTTTGATGGGCATGGCGGGGACCAAATTTCGAAGCTTCTTGCTAGCGAACTCCACAACGAACTTGCGGCTACTTTTCCTTCCCGCGAGGCATTCTTTGAACTACTAAAACAGTATAATGATGTGATAGGTGGCAAATACTGGGGCAAGATTTACGACCGAAAGGAGCagtatttcaaaaagttcattgCAACTTGCAACACTAAGCAGGAACAAGTCCTGTTTGATGATAAATCAGGATCTCGGATGATTTTCGACCAGTGGGGCAACATTATAGACAAAACAAGCCTTTTGACTGAGAACGAGCGATTGAGAATTTTCCTGTCCTACATGCGGTTTGATTTGAAACGGTGCTGCGCGCCTGCAAGTACAGAAGGAGCTCAACGAGACGAGAACGTTATCACAGGCGGTTCAACAGCTTCTAGTATCTTCTTGACACCTTACGACGAACCGAATTCAATAGGAGACACCTTTTTCATAAACTCAGAAGGTCTTCTTAAGCTTGTTGTCACACAAGTTGGTGACACTAAAATTGTACTGTGTGACAAAAATGGAATTGCGCACAGTTTGACAAAAATGCACCACCCCTCTTCATCGCGTGAATCAAGGCGACTGAGGACCAGCTTTCAAACTGATTCATTTGGTGAGACAAGATTCTTGAATAATTTTGCCAATACTAGATCGTTTGGAGACTTTGTGGGTAAACAAGAAGGTCTTTCGTGCGAGCCTGATATTTACTCCTACTTAATTGGCAACACGCAGTATTTGCCTCATTCCGAGAGAAGCAAACTACAGTTTGGTGGCGATGAGTGTTTCGTGTGTCTGATTACGGACGGGGTTTCTGACCTTATGAGCGAccaagagcttgttgacctTATTACTTCCACCGTGAATATGCGTGGCCTGAAGGTTGCTTCACCTCAATATGTGAGTGAGGAAGTAATAAGATTTATAGCAGCAATTGGCGGGAAACATTCCGATAATGCGACGTGCCTTGTGTTAAGGCTGCCCAATTGGGGAAACTGGCCCACCGTCGATCGCACAGGTGCGATAcgcgaagaaaagcttATGAGCGGGTCTTCAGGAAGTGAAAGATCCAATGTGTAA
- the RSM19 gene encoding mitochondrial 37S ribosomal protein uS19m (highly similar to uniprot|P53733 Saccharomyces cerevisiae YNR037C) has product MQFTLSLLSRSVWKGPNIVPLPVKEALAKGAPIRTNARSATILPQFVGLKFQVHNGKEYVAFEVSEDMVGSKLGEFAPTRKRFSYTHTKNK; this is encoded by the coding sequence ATGCAATTCACACTCTCTCTACTGTCGAGGTCGGTATGGAAAGGACCTAATATTGTTCCGCTCCCTGTGAAAGAAGCGCTCGCCAAGGGCGCGCCAATAAGAACCAACGCAAGATCAGCGACGATCCTACCTCAGTTTGTGGGATTGAAGTTCCAGGTGCACAATGGCAAAGAATACGTTGCCTTTGAGGTATCGGAGGACATGGTTGGCAGCAAGCTTGGTGAATTCGCTCCAACCAGGAAGAGGTTCAGCTACACTCATACAAAGAACAAGTGA
- the DBP6 gene encoding putative ATP-dependent RNA helicase DBP6 (similar to uniprot|P53734 Saccharomyces cerevisiae YNR038W DBP6 Essential protein involved in ribosome biogenesis putative ATP-dependent RNA helicase of the DEAD-box protein family) — MFAARFDPTAVQSVAVDQEEKVRASKPVVPQKRRAESEEDSEEDEDEEKDEVDENENVRENHIPEENPSDEEDHKSDVEMDLATNDEVTSSKYSGVYSRFQKTLQIQDKLAPYDLVNTEDENDNSDTEQHELVPIPQPEIVRNTHLTTEVVNLKGKSAAWLHTARVQYDSSMVKPFSAYKDILNDKLISNVTSKFSENAFPVQTVILDTVVPKMNFAQSVNKKSFPRRVGDILVNASTGSGKTLAYSIPVVQCLSKRTVNRLRCLIVVPTKILIHQVFETLVKLSQGTSLITGISKLENSLREEHRKFQAQEPDILVITPGRLVDHLQLNTFSLKNLKFLILDEADRLLNQSFQNWCSVIMERLKTDKEEMHPVSVIKMVFSATLTTNTEKLHGLQLNRPSLFMMDSVKLYHLPKQLQEFNIKIPTAKSFAKPLFALQLIAALSPTDPRILVFVRSNEASIRLATLLEILVNNKVLPIEFRTQIASINSNNTKGLNSKLIKQFASSSPEKVTKILVATDLMSRGIDINNVSHVINYDLPISSQQYVHRCGRTARAQASGEAFNLLVGKGEQTFWSDNIDSDLSRDLDGCRPKPYEEEQALENILEITKDAEENYKDSLEQLKNNVTSK, encoded by the coding sequence ATGTTCGCTGCTAGGTTTGACCCCACTGCAGTGCAGTCTGTTGCAGTAGATCAGGAGGAAAAGGTTCGCGCATCGAAACCAGTTGTTCCTCAGAAGAGACGAGCTGAGAGCGAAGAGGAcagtgaagaagatgaggacgaagagAAGGATGAGGTTGATGAGAATGAGAACGTGAGGGAGAATCATATACCAGAGGAAAACCCTtcagatgaggaagacCACAAGAGTGACGTTGAGATGGACTTGGCCACCAATGATGAAGTAACAAGCAGTAAATACTCAGGCGTGTACTCGAGATTTCAGAAAACTCTCCAGATACAAGATAAACTGGCGCCCTATGATCTAGTCAACACTGAGGATGAAAACGATAACTCGGATACCGAGCAGCATGAGCTAGTGCCAATTCCTCAGCCTGAAATTGTCAGAAACACTCATCTCACCACTGAAGTTGTAAATTTGAAAGGCAAGTCAGCCGCTTGGCTCCACACTGCAAGGGTACAATACGACAGTTCAATGGTTAAGCCATTCTCCGCCTACAAGGATATTTTGAATGACAAGCTCATTTCCAATGtgacttcaaagttttcggAGAATGCTTTCCCAGTTCAAACTGTGATTTTGGACACAGTTGTGCCAAAGATGAACTTTGCGCAAAGCGtgaacaagaaaagctttccgCGCCGGGTTGGTGACATTTTGGTCAACGCTTCAACGGGTTCGGGTAAAACTTTGGCATACTCCATTCCAGTAGTACAGTGCCTATCGAAGCGCACAGTGAATAGACTGCGGTGTCTGATAGTTGTGCCCACAAAAATTTTAATacatcaagtttttgaaacattGGTGAAGCTATCGCAAGGCACTAGCCTTATCACAGGTatttccaaacttgaaaattcTCTCAGGGAAGAGCATCGCAAGTTCCAAGCCCAGGAGCCAGATATTTTAGTCATTACTCCTGGCCGTCTGGTAGATCATCTTCAGCTTAACACtttcagcttgaagaacttaaAGTTCTTAATCCTGGATGAAGCCGACCGCCTTTTGAATCAgtcttttcaaaattggtGCTCTGTAATAATGGAGAGACTCAAAACCGATAAAGAAGAAATGCACCCCGTGAGCGTCATTAAAATGGTTTTCAGTGCCACTTTAACAACTAACACAGAGAAGCTTCATGGTCTGCAACTGAACAGGCCATCCTTGTTCATGATGGACTCTGTCAAGCTCTACCATCTACCAAAGCAACTACAAGAATTCAACATCAAGATACCGACCGCTAAAAGTTTTGCTAAGCCGCTTTTCGCCCTCCAATTGATAGCCGCGCTGTCCCCCACAGATCCCAGAAtacttgtttttgtgagAAGCAACGAAGCATCCATTAGACTTGCAACCCTGCTGGAGATCTTGGTTAACAACAAAGTCCTACCGATCGAGTTCCGCACTCAAATAGCATCCATAAATTCCAACAACACCAAAGGGCTCAACAGCAAACTCATAAAACAGTTTGCTTCCTCAAGTCCAGAAAAAGTGACAAAAATATTGGTCGCTACAGATCTTATGTCCCGTGGTATTGACATCAATAATGTTTCTCATGTTATCAATTATGATCTGCCCATTTCTTCACAACAGTATGTTCACAGGTGTGGAAGAACTGCTAGAGCACAAGCCAGTGGTGAAGCCTTCAACTTGTTGGTTGGAAAGGGTGAACAAACCTTTTGGTCGGATAACATAGATAGCGATCTGAGCAGAGATCTGGATGGTTGTCGCCCTAAGCCctacgaagaagaacaggcACTTGAGAACATTTTAGAAATTACGAAAGACGCCGAAGAGAATTACAAGGATTCTTTGGAACAGCTAAAAAATAATGTAACTAGTAAATAA
- the SRB8 gene encoding Srb8p (similar to uniprot|P25648 Saccharomyces cerevisiae YCR081W SRB8 RNA polymerase II mediator complex subunit) yields MPSKYLLTPPEGLHSLTSGNTKKIYPDFDPWSHTPLDDKIFLNFVSKGYYNSAKVNFESISSRSSLQESLPAVSGLLADQLSDVVRIREEKINRITANSTSSAKKSGMPSDLSGPGFSLPKRVTLTDHRRELWLQEMSSPQSSLSETSKTIPHGLKRRQLLEQCYLKQIPIPRAIWLIKCCFSLEWKTLANKQGATQIEDGIDKLLKEWSETMVHLLERLVFEMTQYYNEPVKLSNWRQKIKYYLSLLGNCYSLNLMDSNFFHHWLVDFIAKIENFEYLPMALHILTVFWGGIFEACRHSEDPQQLFLVNKMTEALLYKYYMVTSSRSMINDEQYLINDVKKNNKVNKTILAKLKGLIEKIFQGQSMEAFVFPNNNWDIYKKCLYEILQVDKIREDDGSSSEASKKLELIVYRNDSLKFNTILHDADTESLGSGNETPNNLENIFVPDTVLKLKRIDYKLTKALDENCPGDDWATFADQKLRRVEQIIQMMLWAVHPSRSHHYEASQLVAKLLLLKLNSRNGNLEYSLEDKIWALVFVFAKTKSEDLKFMVSLTRLHQLLNVFIGYGIVKVPTYIRKLISSGVLYLTHSSDKLFHCNLLINLKISPLMKIQYNMVLRNVHESNPEFYDNYNYDRLMEMLEGAKESLSSGNYEFVKEVPYSIKLMASEWYLNVICSPIDGSLRTVRKLDVIEKLKVFCVNLKVYHQFYKWVEFIVYHQLLNDLEALECLVDILMYYDKLFPLLINDHTLLMKTILHLHSLKLAPQNTASQNLLLFNDFWLFFMKRFPLALEIDTDLQTKLIEAYESEKAQIERLAKPHSRNDGTSPLKADNDSIQSVKKESQNFPSVFQPNLKCLLTSGEEESLRNARKNMRVLMIINLTEYNKFMSIFLKRRSASDEELARLISLKVLSLSLIKKVLGGPAVVNLLDTRYCDCGMAFELQKKTFTKQNLRLVMNALCEDLPGSYQKLLNVIGEFSTTKNGQEQISNIVNKVQVKGGKDTFSFITDLLNLGVNNSEWGNFEPLPESARHDLFEDDGEVTEEETDVLDLFSRLNFTNLWIFQILTSLYLQSMNCLSPAKPHFALDIIELTGCDVAASKLFDKISNVEVLEKTLQTLEVDFFQRKSIKDPEVSYYYVIIETIVNISRRLNKVSTSSIPMGEESFRLMKECCHEFISKDPTDLAKLEYRLDAFLKILIVHQKFILKEGLEKPQPAFEGYSEFLRMLCQLFHKIDFSLKLKLLLYDVLASMKSFVIYSSTGRNHQLSIKKNLKVPKELLDLPPFKISSFMPGDIPSGEANKVEPGIKDRNPSDEPRKPVFFLYNKSSNTFEEKLSLRPFHLLDNFQEEGPEFNNTPLNLCLFNASYYRKNPT; encoded by the coding sequence ATGCCGAGTAAATATCTTCTCACGCCCCCGGAAGGCTTGCACTCTCTAACATCTGGaaacaccaaaaaaatttatCCAGACTTTGATCCATGGTCTCACACTCCATTAGATGATAAAATCTTCCTCAATTTTGTATCAAAGGGGTACTACAACAGTGCTAaagtcaactttgaaagcataTCATCGAGGTCCTCACTTCAAGAATCTTTGCCGGCTGTTTCGGGGCTCCTTGCAGATCAGCTATCAGATGTCGTGCGTATAAGAGAGGAGAAGATTAACAGAATTACGGCGAACTCTACAAGCTCGGCCAAGAAAAGCGGCATGCCAAGCGATCTCTCAGGCCCAGGCTTTTCGCTACCAAAGCGTGTTACTCTTACTGATCACAGAAGAGAATTGTGGCTCCAGGAAATGAGTTCGCCTCAGTCATCTCTCtcagaaacttcaaagacaatTCCACACGGATTAAAGCGCCGACAACTATTAGAGCAGTGCTACCTGAAACAAATTCCAATTCCTCGAGCAATCTGGCTCATTAAGTGTTGCTTCTCACTGGAATGGAAAACGCTGGCAAACAAACAGGGAGCAACGCAAATTGAAGACGGAATTGacaagttgttgaaagagTGGTCTGAGACTATGGTACATCTCCTTGAGCGACTAGTGTTTGAAATGACTCAGTACTACAATGAGCCCGTGAAACTGAGCAACTGGCGGCAAAAGATAAAGTACTACTTAAGCTTGCTTGGGAACTGTTATTCTCTGAACTTAATGGAttccaacttttttcatcattggCTTGTTGACTTCATAGCGAAGatcgaaaattttgaatatctTCCTATGGCACTTCATATTTTAACAGTCTTTTGGGGAggtatttttgaagcttgcaGGCATTCTGAAGATCCTCAGCAGCTATTTCTGGTAAACAAGATGACAGAGGCTCTCTTGTACAAGTACTACATGGTCACAAGCAGTCGATCTATGATTAATGACGAACAATATCTGATTAACGATGTTAAAAAGAATAATAAAGTCAACAAGACAATTTTGGCAAAACTCAAAGGGTTGATCGAAAAGATCTTCCAAGGACAATCTATGGAAGCTTTTGTCTTTCCAAATAACAACTGGGACATCTACAAAAAATGCCTTTACGAAATATTGCAGGTCGATAAGATTCGGGAGGACGATGGAAGTAGCtcagaagcttcaaagaagcttgagTTAATTGTTTACAGAAACGATTCGCTTAAATTCAACACCATCTTACATGACGCAGATACTGAAAGTCTTGGATCGGGCAATGAAACGCCAAATAACCTTGAAAATATTTTTGTACCGGACACAGTGCTAAAGTTGAAAAGGATCGATTACAAGTTGACCAAGGCCTTGGATGAAAATTGTCCCGGCGACGATTGGGCAACGTTTGCAGACCAGAAGCTGCGACGGGTTGAGCAAATAATTCAAATGATGTTATGGGCAGTTCATCCTTCTCGGAGTCACCACTACGAAGCATCACAACTAGTTGCTAAGCTTctgctgctcaagctcaattCTCGAAATGGCAACCTTGAATATAGCTTGGAAGACAAAATCTGGGCTCTTGTATTTGTGTTCGCTAAGACCAAGTCTGAAGATCTGAAGTTTATGGTATCTTTAACAAGGCTACATcagcttctcaatgttTTCATTGGGTATGGAATCGTGAAAGTTCCTACTTACATTAGAAAATTGATTAGTTCAGGAGTGCTTTATTTGACGCATTCTTCCGACAAGCTTTTCCACTGCAACCTTTTGATTAACCTAAAAATATCCCCGCTTATGAAAATTCAATATAACATGGTATTAAGAAATGTTCATGAGTCGAACCCTGAATTCTATGACAATTACAATTATGATAGGTTGATGGAAATGCTTGAGGGTGCGAAAGAGTCACTTTCCAGCGGAAATTACGAGTTTGTTAAAGAAGTCCCTTATAGTATTAAATTGATGGCTTCAGAGTGGTACTTGAATGTCATATGTTCTCCTATTGATGGCTCTTTAAGGACGGTGAGGAAATTGGATGTAATCGAGAAACTCAAGGTATTTTGCGTTAACCTTAAAGTTTATCATCAATTCTACAAGTGGGTGGAGTTCATTGTTTATCACCAGTTGTTAAACGACCTCGAAGCTTTGGAATGCCTTGTTGATATTCTAATGTATTATGACAAACTGTTCCCTTTGCTAATCAATGACCACACTTTATTGATGAAAACCATACTGCAtcttcattctttgaaattagCTCCCCAAAACACTGCttctcaaaaccttctgctcttcaatgacttttggctctttttcatgaaaaGGTTTCCTCTAGCCCTCGAGATAGACACGGATCTTCAGACGAAACTAATAGAAGCCTACGAGtctgaaaaagctcaaatcGAGCGTTTAGCAAAGCCCCATAGTCGAAACGACGGCACATCTCCCTTGAAAGCCGATAATGATAGCATCCAGAGTGTTAAAAAAGAATCCCAGAATTTTCCTAGCGTTTTTCAACCAAATCTGAAATGCCTGCTGACTTCCGgtgaggaagaaagccTAAGAAATGCTAGAAAAAATATGAGGGTGTTGATGATCATAAACTTGACAGAGTACAATAAGTTCATGTCgatttttctgaaaagaagaagcgctaGCGACGAAGAACTAGCTCGTCTCATTTCTCTTAAGGTGTTATCTCTTAGCCTGATCaagaaagttcttggagGGCCAGCGGTGGTTAACTTATTAGACACAAGGTATTGTGACTGCGGCATGGCTTTCGAActacaaaagaaaacattcaCAAAACAAAACCTGCGTCTGGTAATGAATGCACTATGTGAAGATCTTCCAGGAagttatcaaaaactgcttaACGTAATTGGAGAGTTTAGTACTACCAAGAACGGACAAGAGCAAATATCAAATATTGTCAACAAGGTTCAAGTTAAAGGAGGCAAAGACACTTTCTCTTTTATCACTGACTTGCTTAACCTCGGCGTCAACAATTCAGAATGGGGTAATTTCGAGCCTCTCCCAGAGTCAGCCCGTCATGATTTatttgaagatgacggTGAAGTTACTGAAGAGGAGACAGACGTTCTTGATTTATTTTCGAGACTCAACTTTACAAATCTTTGGATCTTTCAAATTTTAACCAGTCTTTATCTTCAAAGTATGAACTGCTTAAGTCCTGCCAAACCGCATTTTGCTCTTGACATTATTGAGCTTACAGGTTGTGATGTCGCTGCTTCCAAGTTGTTCGACAAAATTTCCAACGTtgaggttcttgaaaaaacacTTCAGACATTAGAGGTTgacttctttcaaagaaagtCTATCAAGGACCCCGAGGTGTCCTACTATTATGTGATCATTGAAACTATTGTGAATATCTCCAGAAGGCTGAATAAGGTTTCCACTAGCAGCATACCAATGGGTGAAGAGTCATTCAGGTTAATGAAAGAATGCTGCCATGAATTCATATCCAAAGATCCTACAGACCTCGCTAAGCTTGAGTACAGACTAGacgcatttttgaaaattttaatTGTTCATCAGAAGTTTATTTTAAAGGAGGGATTAGAAAAGCCTCAACCAGCTTTCGAAGGCTACAGTGAATTCTTGAGGATGTTATGTCAGCTTTTTCACAAAATAGACTTTAGCTTGAAGCTTAAGCTTTTACTATATGATGTCCTAGCCTCCATGAAATCATTCGTGATTTATTCCTCAACTGGCAGGAACCATCAGTTGTCTATAAAGAAAAACCTAAAGGTTcccaaagagcttcttgatcttcctcctttcaaaatttcttcatttatGCCTGGTGATATTCCATCCGGCGAGGCAAACAAGGTTGAACCTGGAATCAAAGACAGAAATCCTAGCGATGAGCCGAGGAAGCCAGTATTTTTTCTTTACAACAAGTCCTCAAATacctttgaagaaaaattAAGCCTTCGTCCatttcatcttcttgacaacttccaagaagagggCCCTGAATTCAATAATACGCCCTTGAATTTGTGTTTGTTCAACGCATCTTACTATAGGAAGAACCCGACTTAA
- the ZRG17 gene encoding Zn(2+) transporter ZRG17 (similar to uniprot|P53735 Saccharomyces cerevisiae YNR039C ZRG17 Endoplasmic reticulum protein of unknown function transcription is induced under conditions of zinc deficiency mutant phenotype suggests a role in uptake of zinc), translated as MGSPNLSTKEDFGSSFSFGGLPSTPQHMNCIVEEDHAKDGLAEEMEREPSKTPQRPLSFYSNADGNNSSNSLIMNPAFSFGASATQENKRHSMKYVPTPKLPPSSSSRTKSPARGNRSPSPDRGKRRGSLVLDKPFNFSSSTLQPPASAGSATRASFRKGHRYKHSSVSMNFFQEPEVQVPLNIAKAMPIPDFADLKSNIPWPHGYAQLAIAALQIIACLVTFRLGHVKSWNNFITLSHFVLYDVIGSLAIILVENLSQFQVWNTGTITFPFGLNRMDVLLSFALAISLCFMGLDLFFHILEETIVLFVESTNDSNQHNDIAPKIPHSHHSSAFLHTASETQIWYWTLLPNLALSLLSLFKTYHSNAHTKFKTKNPVITCTYILYLSLYPLIQKVVSSSDYIATSLLSIFIMSYGWTIAKWTSTILLMGFSTASLNGLILDDDPSLSDDRPTKALLVRSKSTLPIAVANNNSSKPNKNNSKICDSTHVKSKIMESVQELPLFRANCKLANEDLVIVKVNFDQYIVLIRLRMAGGSNDDELNLRLAIDKCIRKILKTVDTTIDIDRL; from the coding sequence ATGGGCTCGCCTAATTTAAGCACCAAGGAAGACTTCGGCTCGAGCTTCTCATTCGGCGGCCTCCCCTCGACACCGCAGCATATGAATTGTATTGTGGAAGAAGATCATGCGAAGGACGGATTGGCAGAAGAAATGGAGCGCGAGCCCTCGAAAACGCCACAACGGCCCCTCTCGTTCTACTCGAATGCGGACGGTAACAATTCTAGCAACAGCCTGATTATGAACCCCGCCTTTAGCTTCGGGGCGAGTGCAACGcaggaaaacaaaaggcaCTCCATGAAATACGTCCCCACTCCGAAGCTCccgccttcttcttcatcgcgCACAAAGTCTCCAGCTAGGGGTAATAGGTCTCCGTCTCCAGACCGGGGCAAACGCAGGGGCTCATTGGTGCTCGACAAACCTTTCAATTTTTCGTCCTCCACACTCCAGCCTCCCGCTTCCGCGGGGTCTGCAACGCGGGCTTCTTTCCGTAAAGGTCACAGGTACAAGCACTCCTCTGTGTCCATGAactttttccaagagcCCGAAGTTCAGGTCCCTTTGAACATTGCCAAGGCCATGCCTATTCCGGATTTCGCAGACCTAAAGAGCAACATTCCGTGGCCCCATGGCTACGCGCAACTGGCAATTGCAGCTCTCCAAATCATTGCATGCCTTGTAACGTTTCGTCTAGGCCATGTGAAATCCTGGAACAACTTCATAACATTATCACATTTTGTTCTTTACGATGTTATAGGCTCGCTTGCCATTATCTTGGTGGAGAACCTTTCCCAGTTCCAGGTGTGGAACACCGGGACGATAACATTCCCATTTGGCCTCAATCGTATGGATGTTTTACTGAGTTTTGCACTGGCCATCTCCCTTTGCTTTATGGGGCtcgatctcttcttccacaTATTGGAGGAAACCAttgtgctttttgttgaatcGACTAATGATAGCAACCAGCACAATGATATCGCCCCTAAAATCCCACACTCGCATCACTCCTCTGCGTTTCTGCATACCGCGAGTGAGACGCAAATTTGGTATTGGACATTGTTACCGAATCTTGCGCTCTCTTTGCTGAgtcttttcaaaacataTCACTCTAACGCGCACAcaaaattcaaaacaaagaaccCTGTAATCACCTGCACTTACATTCTTTACCTTTCCCTCTACCCACTGATACAGAAAGTGGTAAGCTCCTCTGATTACATTGCTACGAGTCTCCTGTCTATTTTCATTATGTCTTATGGCTGGACCATTGCAAAATGGACCTCGACAATTCTACTTATGGGATTCTCAACGGCATCCTTGAATGGACTAATACTGGATGATGATCCGTCTCTTTCAGACGATCGCCCAACAAAGGCTCTGTTAGTTAGGTCTAAAAGTACTTTGCCCATCGCTGTTGCAAACAATAACAGCAGTAAACCAAACAAGAACAATTCCAAGATATGCGACTCAACACACGTTAAGAGTAAGATTATGGAATCCGTACAGGAGTTACCCCTGTTCCGTGCAAACTGCAAGCTTGCTAATGAGGATCTCGTCATTGTTAAAGTCAATTTTGACCAGTATATTGTGCTAATAAGATTGCGCATGGCTGGCGGCTCGAATGATGATGAACTTAATCTGCGGCTCGCAATCGACAAATGCATAAGAAAAATTCTTAAAACGGTGGACACTACTATTGATATTGATAGACTCTAA